ATTTGGCGCGTAAATTATTGAGAATTTGCTCTGGCAGCTGATCCGACTCGGAGGCAAACGGATTCCCCGGAATGGCATGCATCAAGGCAAACGTCAGCGTCACGATAATCCAGAGGGTGACGAACATCATCAAAATACGTTTTACCAGATAGTTTGACATAGAAGTCCTCCTCGTTTACTTAGCCAGCTCGTAAATGGCATGCGCGTATATCGCCATGGCACGCAGCAGGTCGTCAATCTCGGCGTATTCATCAGTCAGATGGGCCATGGATTCCTTGCCTGGAAAGAGCGGCCCGAAAGCAACACCATACGGCATGATTTTGGCATAGGTAGCTCCTCCTGAGGAAAGAAGGGTCGCTGGTTCTCCCGTGTGCTCCTCGTACACCTGCGACAAGGTTTGGATCACAGGATGATCTTTGGGTACATAATGCGACTTGGATGTCCGCAAAGCAGAAATCGTCCAGCCCAGCTCTGCAGTCCTTTGCTTCAATTTCTCAACGTATTCCTCACAGGAGACAGTCGCCGGATAGCGTAGATTGAGCCGAACTGTCCCTCCTGCGCTGGAATCGTAACGCAAAATCCCCGCGTTGACCGTCAGTTTGCCTGACACTTCATCCTCGCAAGCCATATGTAGATGGTGAGCAAAATAATCTTCATGCAGGACATCAGCCAACATCGTAAGAAAGGACAAACAGGAGCCACCAAACGGGTACGAGCGCAAAAAAGTAGCCAACACGGTTCCCGCATTCACGCCTTGGAATGGCGCCATCCCATGAGCTGGCTTTCCTGCGAGCGTGAATTGCAACTGTCCCAGCCCTACCAGTTCCATACGACCAGTTGTGTGGTTTTCATTCAGAAATATTTCCCACTCTTCCGCCAATCGAGAAAGGACGACCTCCTGCCGTGCCTGAGAGTCCAGTCGTACAAGAGCGACTGCTTTTTCGGGAACACTGTTGCCTTGATCACCGGAGACAAATGACGCTAACTGCCATGCTCCATTTCGCTCGATTGCTTCCATCACTGGAATCGTCAATGTCGGGTTGATCTGTCCCTTCTCTGCATGTGTCATCGGGAAGGAGGAATCAGGTGAAAAGCCAATCGGCGGGATACGATCATGCCGGGCAAAATGCTTCATGCACAACCAGCCGCTCTCTTCATCTGTTCCGATGATCATTCGCACACGTTTGGTCAGTGGCAAACCTGAATCCTTGACCAACTTCAACGCATAGTAAGCAGCCATCGCTGGGCCTTTGTCGTCAATCGCTCCCCGCGCATAGATGCGACCGTCGCGAATGCTCGGTTCAAATGGCGGGGTCGTCCAACCTTCTCCCACAGTGACGACGTCGATATGAACGAGCACACCGATCTCTTCTTCCCCGTCGCCAAACTCGATTGTCCCTGCGTAACCATCCAGGTTTTTGGTCTGGAAGCCATCCAGCTCACCGCGTGCGAGCATTGCTTCAAGCGCCGCTGCAACACCTTCGCCAAATGGCTTTCCTTCTTTTGCCGTCGTCATGTCTTCGATGCTGTTAATGGAAAGAAAGGATTTCAAATCATCCAGGTACTGCTCTTTTTGCAGAAGCGCTAGCTGCCTCCAGTAATCGCTCATATGCGTTCCCCTGCTTTCATCCGATGTAGATAGGCAAGAAACGATTCACCTTTCGAGGAAATCTGACTCCCTTGTCTTCCTTTTCCCACTTGAATCAGCTCATCCTGCTGCAAAAGCTTCAGGCGATAGCGCAGCTGTTGCAACGTAACCGAGTGACCTTTTTCTTGCAACTGCGCAAGTAGCGTATAGCGTCCACCGCTTCCTTGCCCCAGCTCCTGCAAAATAGCCGTGATTTCATCCAGAAATCCTCGTTTTTTATATTCAGTGACGATGCTCTCACATTCGTTGTTTAGACCATCTACAGGCAACGGCGCTTCCGGTATTTCCCGCAGAAACGGCAAATGATACGGATACGCTTCATCCTCTACGACGTGTGCTAAATACTCGATCACATTTTCGAGCTCGCGAATATTTCCAGGCCAATCGTACTCATGGAGCGCCCGCATGGCTTCATTGGTCAACGTAAAAGGTGGGCGGCGCAAATCATAGGAGTATTTCTTCATAAATTGATGGGCCAACCACGGGATATCCTCCCGTCTGTTCCGCAGCGGCGGCAAATGAATCGGCAAGATATTCAGGCGATAATACAAATCAGCACGGAAGGCACCTTCCGTAATCATCCGCTGCAAATCTTGATTCGTTGCTGCGATGACGCGAATATCTGTCGGGATGATCTTGCTGCCGCCTACACGCATAATCTGGCGTTCTTGTAATACACGCAGCAATCGGTTTTGAATAGCCGCGCTGGCATCTCCGATCTCATCAAGAAATATGGTTCCTTTGTGGGCTAATTCAAACCAGCCGATATGTCCACCTTTACGCGCTCCGGTAAAAGCTCCTTCTTCATAGCCGAACAGCTCGCTTTCCAAAAGAGATTCCGATATGGCAGCAAAGTTGACCCCAACAAATGGCTCTCTTCGACGTGGCGAAGCATTGTGGATAGCCTGGGCGAGCAATTCCTTCCCTGTCCCTGTTTCTCCCAGCAGCAGCACAGTGGAGTTGCTTCTTGCGATTTTGCGAGCAATCTGAATGACTTTTTGTACAGGCGCACTCTCCCCATAGAAATCATCAAATTGGTATTTGGCTACCAATCCTTTGCTGTAAAGACGCATGCGATAATCATGCTCCAGCTTTTCAATTTCTGCGGCCTGGCGAAACAAGAGCAGACTCCCGAGAAAGCTTCCTTCCATGACGATGTGCATTTTGCGGAAAAAGTAGGTTTTGTTCGCCCAATCTACCAAAACATCCTTGTTCTCTTCACACTGCCGGATCAACTGATAAAAATTCGCAGGCAAGCAATTGGACGCCCGCTCACCGACGACTTCATTCCCTTCCATCTGTAACGTATCGATTGCTTTCTGATTGACAAAACGGATGTTTTCTTTTTCATCCATAGCAATCACTGCGTCCTCGATCCGATTGACGATGGCCTCCAAATATTTGCTCAACAGATGCGCATGCTGAATCTCGTTGTTCAGCTCTTTGGTGATATCGACCAACGATTGCATGGCTCGTGCGGTCACCTTTTGAAAATTGCCGTATTTAAAATGAGAGTAGATGGCAAGCCACGTAGATAAATCGATGATCCGATATCCGATATCGACAACTTTGCGAATATGCGGAGGGACATGCTCTGCCTCTCCTGGCGTTACCGCAATCTCGATGTCAGGGGGATAGTCAGAACCTGGATAGTAGGGATACAGTTCAAAATCCATCCCAGAGGCACGCAGCAATTCCACATTTTCTTCAGCAGTCTCCTTGGTGTCACTGACGAGAAGCACTTTCACGCCTTTTGGAATCTCCAGCATGCCGCGCAAATTATGGTACGGCAGCATTCGCTTGGCAATGATGATGCTGGATTCTTTCGGCACATACGGTTGTACAAGTGGGACGATGCTTTTGGTAGATACAATGACGAGGGCACCAGGCGTGATCGGGCGTAACGGAAGCTGATCGACTCGGATCGCCTCGACATGGATATCATCGCCGATTCCCAATTCATGATACTGACTAACGACGGACTGTAGAAACTCATCCATTCTCGCAATAAATATGATCGATTTTTTGTCCATATCAGCCGCTCCAAGATGTAAAGTGAAGACAAGAACGTTTCGAATATTCGCTCTTGTCTTCACTTATTTTACTTATTATTTATTGCCGATTTCTACCCATTTGTAATCAATCGTGCCGACTGGATGGCGAATGATGCTTTTTATGTTTGGTTGCTCCATAAACACTTTTGTCCCGAAATAGATAGGTACGAGTGGCATATCATCCATGAAAATTTTCTCCGCGTCATGCATGAGCTTGAAGCGCTCTGTTTCGTCGGCAGTGTTGCGAATCTTCTCGACCAGTGCGTCATACTCTTTGTTGCTGTAGTTGACACGGTTTCCAGGATGGTCAGTCACGAACAGCTCAAGGTAATTGACCGGGTCTCCGTAGTCGGCAGGGATCGTCGAGCGGGAGAATTGAAGACTGCGGGCACGCTGTTCAGCCAGGAATACTTTCCACTCTTTGTTTTCCAGCTTCACATCTACCCCGAGATTTTTCTTGTACATTTCCTGCAAAACTTGCGCGATGGCCTTGTGCGCATCACTGGTGTTATACGTCATGGTGACAGGTGGGAGGGTTGTCCAGCCCTCTTCTTCCATCCCTTTTTTCAGCAATGCTTTTGCTTGCTCTACATCGTTATCCTTGAAGAAATCCCCGCCCTTTGTACGGAAATCCGCTCCGTCTGGCTCAGGGAAGCCCAATGGCACGTGAGCCATAGCGGGTGTTTGTTTTCCTTGAACGACATTGTCGATCAAGGTTTTGCGATCGATGGCCAGCGCAAATGCTTTCCGAATGTTGGCGTTAGTGAATGGAGGCATTGCAGTGTTCATCCGGTAGTAGTAGATGGACGCTTCCGTCTCTACCTTTGCTTCTCCAGAATCAATCAACTGTTTCTTCATATCATTGGGAACGGTCTGGATCATGTCGAGCTGACCTGTTTTGTACATTTGGAATTGCGTATTTTCGTCGTTGACCATGACAAACTCGATTCCCGCATATTTGATCGAATCACGGTCCCAGTAGCCGTCGTTTTTCACCAGCTTCACTGATTGATCATGAACCCAATCTTCCATTTTGAACGGTCCATTCGTCACGATGCTTGCAGCGCCTTCCGCCCATTTCGGATTACTCTCCACGACTTTTTTATTCACCGGGAAGAAGGTCGGCTGCGTCAGGATGTGGAGGAAGTAACCTGTTGGCGCCTTCAGCTTTACCTCAAACGTCTTCTCGTCTACGGCTTTTACCAGTACGCTATCTGCATTTCCTGTTCCTTTGTTGAACGCTTCTGCTCCATCGATGTAATAGGCGAGGAAAGCAGACGGGAATGCATTGTTCGGATCGACAATGCGCTTAAACGCAAACTCGAAATCCTGCGCTGTCACTGGTTCACCATTCGACCATTTGCTATCGCGCAGTGTAAAGGTATACGTTTTCCCATCCTCACTCACTGCCCATTTCTCGGCCATGGCTGCTTGCGGCTTGTGATCCTTGTCCAGTCGGACCAAGCCTTCCATTGTGGCATTCAACACTTCGTTGGAAGTACTGTCAAAGCCCTTTGGCGGATCGAGAGAAGGTGGCTCGGTCTTCAGGTTGAGCTTTAGTTTTGCAGCAACATTTGCTTGTCCACCTGTATCTGTGGACGCTTGACCTGCTGTCCCTCCCCCTGCTGGCTGTGTCGGCGTTGTCGACTGACTACAACCTGTAATGGCAAGGACAGTGACAAGTGCAGCGGCACTAAGCAGCTTCCATCCTTTTCTCATGTTCATTGCATGTGACCCCCTTTTCTTTTTTAAACAACAAGTAGCCTTTGTTGCTTTATGAATAAACGGCACTGCTGGGAATGCCATTTATACATGTAAAGAAAAATCTGTCTTGGCGAGACGCAAGGAAGTCTCGATCCGTCCAACAACGTTACCACTCATGTTTGTAATAGGCGGGTTGGTATATTCCCCGAGCGCATCCAAAGGACCGTCTAGGCCGATTCCCAGTTGACGAAGCACTTCATTGACGACCGGGTTGATCGCCCGTGGTCCTCCATCCTCGATTTTGATGGCAATGCCCAATCCTGTTTCTCTATCGCCCAGGCAATACACCGACTCGGCGCCTGCCTTCCCTACGATCCGACCACCAAAGGCTGACATGAGGTCTGTGCAATATCGATTCTCGCCTCCGACCATTTCTGGATGAGCGGTCATGGCATCCGTAATACGCTGAACGGCTTTTCGTCGCTCGGGATTCTCGATCACCTCAGGTCTCGCCAGCTTGGCGAATGCCCACGCGTAATGGGCAAGCGGCAACTGATGGACAGGAACTCCACATCCATCTGTTCCGAGGTTGATTTTGTCTTTGGGGTAGCCTGTTATGTCCTCGACTACTTCGAGAATCCGCTGCTGCACTGGATGCGTAGGCAAATGATAGGTAGTCACGTCCTCCCCCATATGTGTCGCGGTGGCAATCATACCGGAGTGCTTGCCGGAGCAATTCGAGAATATAGGCGTAAGCGGCTTGCCCTCCCGAATCAGCTGTTTGTAGCTCTCCTCATGACGTGGCACATGTGTCCCGCATTGCAATGCCGTTTCTGGCTGACCTGCTCGCGCAAGCATAGAGAGCGCCCGCGTGCGATGGCGTGGCTCTCCACTATGAGAAGCGCAACAGAGCGAAAGATCAGACGGCTCAAGACCATACCGATCTGCCGTCCCCGTCTCGATTACCGGAATTGTCTGCAACGGCTTCATACTGGAGCGTGCATATGTAAGGCGATGGGGATCACCGTACGAATAGAGCAATGTCCCCTGCGAATCAACGACTGCGATATGTCCGAGATGTGAGCTCTCTACCTGTTCTCCCCGGTATACGTTGGCAACGACGTTCATAGCAAGTCTCCTTTGAGTGCGAAAGTTTGAATGTTTGCACTTTTCTAAATAAGCAAATAGTGTGCCAATAACTGAAAAAAGAACGCAACAGGCGGAGTTTGGCTATTTTCCAGCGAAAAAGATCAGCCCTTTCCCTAGTATGGAACAAGAATAGGCTAACTCATTGAAAGAAATAGGTTCACCTTAAAAAGTAACAGGGTGACATTTCCATTTTCATTTCATAAAGGAGTTCTGTCAGATCACTGCCATAAGTCTATGAGCCACCGCGTTTTAGCAGAAAGTTTTATATGTGCAACAAAAAAGAAAGACGTTCCCTATGAAACGTCCCTCCTTGACCCTTGCTGTGATCCTACTTTGACAGCACCTAATCCTGACTCGGGAAGATCGAGGGGCATTGTCGAGGAAAACCGAAAGACGGACAACGGAAAGAGGGGGTAGGAGTAGGAGCAGGGATGTTATTTGGACGCGGCGAGCAAAATTTCCCCAGCACCTCCATTTTGACTTCCGCATGTACCTGAATCTCCTTGCAGATGATCACTTCCAATTCCACCCTTCCACCAAGCAAAAAGTGCTCATTCGGTGTGCACTCGATACCTGTGATTCTGCAGGAGATATTGTTTTCGTCCAAAGGCTCAGGCAAGCATAGGATAACTTCATCGTCGAACATGACCACAACCGGGAATTCGAATAAAAAATCACCGTTCGCGAAGACGCGGAGTAGGACAGTTGCTTGGAAAACAAACTGTACCATACCTGCCAGAAAAGTCGTTTGATTGACCGTCATCTGTACTCTGCGAACGTTGACAATGCTGCAGGAAAAATCGGAGACAGACTTCGTGTGTGAGCGTTGAAAGAGCGGAAATGGCGGAGGGACGACAGGCTCTATACATTGAATAGAGATGTCCTGACCAGATTGTATAGCTTCATCAACCACCGGAAGGAACTCATCAGGGATGGATACCTTGCTCCGTTCCCGGTTCGTAGATACTACCCAGTCGTATACCTCTTGTACCATGATGCATCTAGCCTCCAGATTGTTCGGGATCGGAGGCGTAGCAGTTGGAAATACGTCCGTAACTGTAACGGTAAACGAACAGGAGCTCGTATTTCCAGCCGCATCCGTTGCCGTGCATGTCACCACTGTCATTCCCCGCGGAAACGCCATGGTCTCAACCACTTCAGCTACAGGTAAGGACGGGAAATGGTGAACGACGCCGGACGGACTGCAGGAAATTGAAACGATGCCACAGCCAGGACTTGTCGCTGTTACCATGTACGTTACCGTGCCGAAATCCACACCTGGATCCGTACCGGTGCTCATATCAGGGGGACAGGTGATGGTGGGGGGTTCGACGAAAGGAAAACTGATGATGACCTGACCATTGCCAAGCCCAATCCTCGTCAAGTTAAGCTGATTGCTCCCCCCGTTGAATGAGCCACCTCCTCCACCGAGCCCAGCGACTAGAGGAAACAAGGGATCTAATCCGTTTCCGCCGCCGCCACCACTAAAGCCTCCACCACCTCCACCGCCACTAGCTCCGCCTCCGCCACCTCCTCCAAAACCGCCAGTTCCGCCTCCAGCATCAGGTGCTCCACCCGCGCCACCGGCATTGATCGCGGTTCCGCCGCCGCCTCCACCTGGGGAGGAAAAACCATTTCCAACAATGCCTGCTCCACCGCCTCCTCCATCGTCTGGCGCTCCCGCACTACCACCTAACCCATTGATCCCTCCAGCTCCGCCAGCCGCTCCGGCCGTTCCACTTGTGGTTAGAACTGCATCCCTTCCAGGCAGTAAATTGGCTTGCCCGCCTCCGCCTCCCGCTGCTACGAGCAGATTGGCTGCTGTCACCGGGTTTGCAGTCCGCCATACAAATGTACCACCACCGCCGCTTTGACTACTTCCCATTCCTCCAACCAAAACGGTCAATACTTCACCGGGCGTGACGGAAAAATCCCCCTGGATGAACGCTCCTCTGCCAAAATCAAATAAACCTCCGCCTCTCGCCCCTACCGCCTGAATCGTCATTGAAGTAACGCAAG
This genomic stretch from Brevibacillus sp. DP1.3A harbors:
- the pepV gene encoding dipeptidase PepV; protein product: MSDYWRQLALLQKEQYLDDLKSFLSINSIEDMTTAKEGKPFGEGVAAALEAMLARGELDGFQTKNLDGYAGTIEFGDGEEEIGVLVHIDVVTVGEGWTTPPFEPSIRDGRIYARGAIDDKGPAMAAYYALKLVKDSGLPLTKRVRMIIGTDEESGWLCMKHFARHDRIPPIGFSPDSSFPMTHAEKGQINPTLTIPVMEAIERNGAWQLASFVSGDQGNSVPEKAVALVRLDSQARQEVVLSRLAEEWEIFLNENHTTGRMELVGLGQLQFTLAGKPAHGMAPFQGVNAGTVLATFLRSYPFGGSCLSFLTMLADVLHEDYFAHHLHMACEDEVSGKLTVNAGILRYDSSAGGTVRLNLRYPATVSCEEYVEKLKQRTAELGWTISALRTSKSHYVPKDHPVIQTLSQVYEEHTGEPATLLSSGGATYAKIMPYGVAFGPLFPGKESMAHLTDEYAEIDDLLRAMAIYAHAIYELAK
- a CDS encoding sigma-54-dependent Fis family transcriptional regulator, with translation MDKKSIIFIARMDEFLQSVVSQYHELGIGDDIHVEAIRVDQLPLRPITPGALVIVSTKSIVPLVQPYVPKESSIIIAKRMLPYHNLRGMLEIPKGVKVLLVSDTKETAEENVELLRASGMDFELYPYYPGSDYPPDIEIAVTPGEAEHVPPHIRKVVDIGYRIIDLSTWLAIYSHFKYGNFQKVTARAMQSLVDITKELNNEIQHAHLLSKYLEAIVNRIEDAVIAMDEKENIRFVNQKAIDTLQMEGNEVVGERASNCLPANFYQLIRQCEENKDVLVDWANKTYFFRKMHIVMEGSFLGSLLLFRQAAEIEKLEHDYRMRLYSKGLVAKYQFDDFYGESAPVQKVIQIARKIARSNSTVLLLGETGTGKELLAQAIHNASPRRREPFVGVNFAAISESLLESELFGYEEGAFTGARKGGHIGWFELAHKGTIFLDEIGDASAAIQNRLLRVLQERQIMRVGGSKIIPTDIRVIAATNQDLQRMITEGAFRADLYYRLNILPIHLPPLRNRREDIPWLAHQFMKKYSYDLRRPPFTLTNEAMRALHEYDWPGNIRELENVIEYLAHVVEDEAYPYHLPFLREIPEAPLPVDGLNNECESIVTEYKKRGFLDEITAILQELGQGSGGRYTLLAQLQEKGHSVTLQQLRYRLKLLQQDELIQVGKGRQGSQISSKGESFLAYLHRMKAGERI
- a CDS encoding peptide ABC transporter substrate-binding protein, producing the protein MNMRKGWKLLSAAALVTVLAITGCSQSTTPTQPAGGGTAGQASTDTGGQANVAAKLKLNLKTEPPSLDPPKGFDSTSNEVLNATMEGLVRLDKDHKPQAAMAEKWAVSEDGKTYTFTLRDSKWSNGEPVTAQDFEFAFKRIVDPNNAFPSAFLAYYIDGAEAFNKGTGNADSVLVKAVDEKTFEVKLKAPTGYFLHILTQPTFFPVNKKVVESNPKWAEGAASIVTNGPFKMEDWVHDQSVKLVKNDGYWDRDSIKYAGIEFVMVNDENTQFQMYKTGQLDMIQTVPNDMKKQLIDSGEAKVETEASIYYYRMNTAMPPFTNANIRKAFALAIDRKTLIDNVVQGKQTPAMAHVPLGFPEPDGADFRTKGGDFFKDNDVEQAKALLKKGMEEEGWTTLPPVTMTYNTSDAHKAIAQVLQEMYKKNLGVDVKLENKEWKVFLAEQRARSLQFSRSTIPADYGDPVNYLELFVTDHPGNRVNYSNKEYDALVEKIRNTADETERFKLMHDAEKIFMDDMPLVPIYFGTKVFMEQPNIKSIIRHPVGTIDYKWVEIGNK
- a CDS encoding asparaginase, with product MNVVANVYRGEQVESSHLGHIAVVDSQGTLLYSYGDPHRLTYARSSMKPLQTIPVIETGTADRYGLEPSDLSLCCASHSGEPRHRTRALSMLARAGQPETALQCGTHVPRHEESYKQLIREGKPLTPIFSNCSGKHSGMIATATHMGEDVTTYHLPTHPVQQRILEVVEDITGYPKDKINLGTDGCGVPVHQLPLAHYAWAFAKLARPEVIENPERRKAVQRITDAMTAHPEMVGGENRYCTDLMSAFGGRIVGKAGAESVYCLGDRETGLGIAIKIEDGGPRAINPVVNEVLRQLGIGLDGPLDALGEYTNPPITNMSGNVVGRIETSLRLAKTDFSLHV
- a CDS encoding HYR domain-containing protein codes for the protein MPTQNFAFTGAIQTFIVPPTVTSLTIRAVGARGGDGLTTGGRGAYIQGDFPVTPGEVLSILVGGAGGGDDLTAGGGGGGSFVWRTTSPVTAANILIAAGGGGGGTQGSTGRNANESSISGQAGNEALGGAGGVNGLGGGGGSGFLGGGGAGGAGIVGNGANGSTGAIGGTAINAGGAGGGTGGFGGGGAGSAGGGGGGGYSGGGGGGGTNLVESFGGGGGGGSFNAGINQKNVSGVGTGDGIVVITFAAVTLNFTGELQTFVVPPCVTSMTIQAVGARGGGLFDFGRGAFIQGDFSVTPGEVLTVLVGGMGSSQSGGGGTFVWRTANPVTAANLLVAAGGGGGQANLLPGRDAVLTTSGTAGAAGGAGGINGLGGSAGAPDDGGGGGAGIVGNGFSSPGGGGGGTAINAGGAGGAPDAGGGTGGFGGGGGGGASGGGGGGGFSGGGGGNGLDPLFPLVAGLGGGGGSFNGGSNQLNLTRIGLGNGQVIISFPFVEPPTITCPPDMSTGTDPGVDFGTVTYMVTATSPGCGIVSISCSPSGVVHHFPSLPVAEVVETMAFPRGMTVVTCTATDAAGNTSSCSFTVTVTDVFPTATPPIPNNLEARCIMVQEVYDWVVSTNRERSKVSIPDEFLPVVDEAIQSGQDISIQCIEPVVPPPFPLFQRSHTKSVSDFSCSIVNVRRVQMTVNQTTFLAGMVQFVFQATVLLRVFANGDFLFEFPVVVMFDDEVILCLPEPLDENNISCRITGIECTPNEHFLLGGRVELEVIICKEIQVHAEVKMEVLGKFCSPRPNNIPAPTPTPSFRCPSFGFPRQCPSIFPSQD